tgaaCATACAACCCAAGGTTACTGTtatgtataaaacataaaattaggAATTTGTATTGCAGTGTTCATGTTTCCAAAATGTCCTTCcaacacaaaaaacaaacattcaCAGACATACAAGTTAAAGAATTACGGTAAAAGGCACAATTTGCTCACTGAGTACTAAACTCCTTTGACCCTGTTCAATTAGAATATTGAGATTTTGAAGCAAAACGTATAAATGCATGCTTTTGAGAAAAAATGCCATTTAGgatgatataaaaatttaaaaaaatatcatgatttaATACAGCTGTACCATATTGGGAAAATCAACACAAAAAATTGTTGTGCCATTTTCCAACTCAGATTCTCGGATTTTGTAAGTTTATATCCctgatatataaaattttcatcttgCAAAATCTCTATCatgaaatgaaatacagtttgtCATTTTGGAATTCTTCCTTAAATGCTTATGAAAAACACTTTCATATATGATGAATGTATgttaatacaaatatttatgaaTCTAAGACACTAACTGTTAAATTCCTCAAATTTCTTGAGGTGACGATTTTTTATCACAGCTGAAATATTCGTTCTAGTTCCTCACCATCTACATTAATAGAGCTGTCATTCACAGCTTCTAAAAATTTCTTAACAGTAGCCTGTCTGCCCTCTTTGTTTCTCCAGGCAATAAGCATCTGGAATATCTGTGTTTGAACACTGAAGCTGTGGTTCATCCTGATTTGTTCTATTTGTGCGTTAGTCAACCCCAGGCCAACTCCTAGCAGCTGAAAGTCAGCCCCGATGTGTTTGCTAACCAACAATAGTTCTTTGTCTGTTGCTGGTCTTTCTGTAGTCTGAACTgcagtgaaaaaaatgaaaaaaattatgaacatGTCCATAATACCGCCaccacacattttttttcataaagttacatatattttttcaatttaaaaattatattgtccattaaaagaaaaagaaaaaaaggagcaaggaaaaatttcttttattaaaagggTTGCTGCCATATATGCAGCTATCTGAAGTAACTTTTATACAAATTACAAGATTAGTAAAAGAGATATAGTGCACTTAGTATTCATACAATTTTGCCTAAAATATAGCTCTTTTACAAAcataagataatttttaaaacttaacaaTTTCTAGATCTAGTTTGATTATGTTTAAAGAAATGAAGATTATAAATTTAGAATTTCATAATAGTGACCTTGTTATCTTAAATGacattgataaaatctttaagtTTTGTAAAGGGCACAttgaaaaaatgatgaaaatgatatactagatatataaataatactgACATATGTATCtgtttgtatgaaatattttttatggccGCTATAAAGCCATAATTTACGCTCTTAGTAAGTGATACGAAACATAGTTACATgaaacagccatattaacatgttattaaGTTAGCTTCCTAGacaaaaaatatagtgccagaaaatttaatgaaaaaaatctttcttatTAATTAAGGagtaaatatataacaattatcgtttttcaaaagtacatatcaaattggttatgtaagattgaaagtttcatttcatcttacaaaaataaatatactcaaaacacatgaagacgtttatatttgtgctcatggcgcatgaattagcaaagtacattcatataaaattgaacgtcgcagatttccaacgcaaacataaggggaaatatacactgaatgtaaattacaaattttatattaacaCCATCTTGTTTCTTGAATTATATGTTACTTACAGATACCAttatccccgagtacccaaactccgtcaccatataagcagaaaacctcccgcgtttctctgtaaattattttttgtggtttttatcatttgcaatcactaaatataatctgaaacaatataatttataaaattattaacaaaaatatttttatttttattcaaataagccctctgaatacgacgtttatcacgcgtgcctattatatcttatgaacctaactccgtcacccacatgctctatgatatggcagggaatgaagacacattaacaatttagtttaaactcaattcgtatctaggccaagttataataagtaaaagtggtgcatacaatttaaattgtatttaatttcatcgaaatgaaatgctcaccagaataaaaaatgggtccatgtaacaacaatcacaatggccttttcagaatgtatggatgccgtttgatttatgtccttacatatttcaaatattttatatcattaattaatatattacttattatattatttatttattacatttttagaaatgtagcatattctaaatagtGATATAGCGGATatatatataccctgtataaggcaaaaattacggcatgagcgatttgacgttattATCAGGAGTAGTGCATAAAGgctattgcggactgaaaaaaatgtattaattaccttaatcaaaaatgtattacatgtgaaatgtttcatcttgacctctctaaaaatggctaaccaccgtaaatgatcgaatgggcccgcatgtcagaaatatcgatattttagtacacccgtgaaaaagttttagctgatttcacacaattaatggtgcataaaatgaacaaggtttaattctgttattttttgaaacattcttaaatttaaccgttgcaaattgttgacatttgattacagatttttgacatgtaaaaaatgacgtcataatggcaCTTGATatcaaacggcgaggagtttcccgaaagtgacggagttagggtagtgacggagttagggggctatgcgatatatttttaaaaattaaatcgcGTCAGGATTATCAGTTTTTACAAAAAGTATACTTCATGTTCATACACAAGAGCGAAATAATGGGAGAGTATACGATTTAATTCATGTAATTGGTGGATATAGACTGATGAATCTAAGTTTTATGATTCCAATACATGTACCGCTAAACAAAAGCAGCACAAATTAAATGAAGCAACTCTTCACACGGGTATGTTAAATGGAAATGTAGTTAGTGTTTAGTGTACAGTCAAATAACCAAAAGCATGAGTGCAAGACTGATAAGAAATATCTTATATCATCTTTAGAGGAAAAATGGAAACTTAGTTAACTTACCTCCTGCCATTCTGTTCACTGTTTCGCTTTGACAGTATATGGTGTACCTGGAATAGGATTAAGACGAATTCAGAGCTTTGATGCGAAGCACCCTTGTTATTGAGAATGATTTCACAGGCCTCTGAAtttctacatgtatcattaagCCGCTACATGTAGGGGAAGAGAAAGATATATACcctatctatatataaatacacttattgtatttattataaatagGGTATATATATCTTTCTCTTCCCCTACATTTAGCggcttattgatagaaattcagaGGTCTGTGATGACATGCAGCATAAAGATAtcaatttatattgataaaaaaatatttataaacctgataaaaaaaataatatgaaatcgCTATACTGTTTATAATGCAAAATCAGATATTCATAGACATTACATACACCTAGTTGATCTTAGATCATTTCAACGGTACcttaagaaaaaacaaaaaacgccGTCGACACTCTACTTTCGGTTTGCATTCAAACTCTTCAGTTTCTAAGGTAAATTTTGTCTACGCAAACCAGCCACGGGCAAGGGGCAAGGGTTCACTTCAGGTTGAGAGGCGTCACGCCTTCTCTGCATAAATTGGCAAAATTATTTTCGGAACTAAAGACATGGGTACACATGCTGTTTGATATTTGTGTATTATATAGTGTGAGAACTTTGTGAAAATTCTGACTGAATTTCTCTGGATTTTATTTGAACATCGTACCCGATGCAATAAGGATGCGCTTTGCGAATGTTCTTGTTTTGTCGTTTATATTAGCTTTAGCTAATTCTGCGGGCAATGAATGTGACAAAGCCGATAAAGAATGTATTTCTGAACATGAGAAATCGAAATATTCTAAAGGTAAGAGTAATTACAGGAAATTGTTTTGATGTGGGACGCAGTCACAGACAGCAACaaaaatgtgtatatatatatatatatatatatatatatatatatatatatatatatatatatatatatatatatatatatgtgtgtgtgtgcgaTAAACTTTTTTATCCCATATATTCCCTAGTATCTTTCTTCTGCTTTAGATAACATAAACAAGAAtgtcattattattataaacattaGATAAAAGCagtacttatataattaaaaagtatctaaaattttattaatgtttgttaattaatttttatgaaaagtgtTTATGCTGTATATGGTtgattaaatgaatttaaaaaattcaatgttcATAAGCTCTAATTTCCATTCATTCGCAAGTTAATATTCTTATCTACTCACTGTTGAAATTGTAATTGGATAGGAGAAATAATGATGGATTCGAGCCCATAATATCACCAAGGTTGGTTGATCGAGactaaaaaatgttcaaattgatGTTTTGGAAgagatatcaaaatatttagtCTCAAGGAATCTTGCTTAGATTATCCGACCCAGAATCTCTAGCCATGTACTCTACCAGAGGAGCTATCTTTTGCCAGTGATTGAACCGGCCGTCTGACAGTCgcaaaattaaagattttattagtATAATAATAGTTCAGTATTCTATAATTTAAGATTTGTTATCTTAATCCATTTTTACCTAGGGGGACAGGCATTAGAGGCTTTAAAGCAGGGATGTATTATTTATGATGGCTTTAAAACCTTCATGCTCAaaagttaataaaatttaattcagaagtgaaatttttattacatttattaattaCTGGAATACCTTACTCACGTTGTACATATgctaaataaataaactgtatttttataatatcaCAGAGAAAAACCAAGGGAAGTGGAAGAAATACctgaaaaagattgaaaaagCTGTTAAAGAATACAAGGATTGTACACAAGATGAGTGTAGCTGTCACAGAAGGTATGACATTTCAATAAACCTGCTTAACTCAGAAACCATCAAAATGTTAATCTGAGTTTGAGGGTTGTATGTATATGAATAggatgttttatatatttattttcaaatcaatacTTCGTGGTTCAACTGCTGTAACAATCCATTTAAAGACTCCTTTACATACAAATGAATATGACTAATACCTGTCGGTTTGTGTACTGTGCAGATAATGATAAGAATCAGTCAGGTGTCACTATATAGCTATATTGATTATAGAGTGAATGTTCACAGTATCCTTTAGTGAGAAAGTTATAAtcatataaacatttaataaaaaacacaaatactGCATATGAGTTTGATACTCTGGGTTCGCAGAGTACACGCAAACTCTTACCTAGCAGGTGCTGACCTCTAAGATAATGGTATGCAGAAGGGCTTCCATAAGGatagaaattgttttttgtcagatatgtatttaaagtggttaaaaaaattaaataaaaagatatgaaTTTGGTTTGTCAATTATGTAAACTgtcaaatgataaattcattatGACAGTGTGGTAAACATgcatttatatatttgaatgtTGCTTTGAGCGTGCTCTACAACttgaaatcaatttattttgtttcattgttaATAGTGTTATAGAGGAAGATTTGGCTCCCTGGAAGAATGGAATCACAGAGGAGGTGTTTAACACAGCCAAAAGCAATAACTATGGCTCCCATTATCAAATCGTCAATCACAAGTTATACAGAGAGGAGGGCTGTATGTTTCCAGCAAGGTGTGTACCGGTACTAGTACACTATTTGCATGTGACAGCTGCATGTACACACACAGTACTGGTAGTCTCTTATCTCTCCAGAGTTCATTATTCTATAAAGAACTGATATATAAATTGTGCAGGTCATTAACAGTAGGGTCTGTGAGAGGTCACACAAGTTTTATCTTATTCCATGCTTATATGTTGTATGTGTCAGAACTacacaaaaaaatacattttatatatgtagAATATGCAAGcaagtttttgttattttttatcctTAATAGTTATTTCATTAACTATGTAGCAAAATTAAATaactaaacaaaatatgaattcaaATACCGGTAAGTGTAGCTTCTCATAGTAGAGACATTTCCAACTTTTAAtcttaataaaaaacatttcaaatgttcCCAATATCaatatctgtgaaaaaaatcaatatcgtGAAGAAAATGTAAACTTTAAGACTACAATCTACAAATAAAGTCTAGTTTTACTCAGtttcagtatttttttcaaatctctCTTATCCTCTACTCTTCCAAATAAGTAAGCttacatgaaatacatgtattggctGTACCggtaatttttctttcttttccagGTGTAGTGGGAATGAGCATTTCATTCTAGAGGTGATAAAGAAGCTGCCAGACATGGAGTTTGTGATTAACACTCGGGACTGGCCTCAGATCTCCTCACGCCAACAACCCATACCTGTCTTCTCCTTCAGCAAAGTGGTCagcatttctttgtttttgtctCTCTCATTACGGCTTTATACGTCATCACAAGCCATGGTTCAGATTTTCGTGGCTCTCCCCTACCCATGGTTGCTTGTTTATATAGCCCTAAAAAGTATCATAAGCTTCAACATTCATGCATTGTTATTAAGGTAGCTagcgggtttacctgcttgtgagaaaacctaccttgaaaatttgtccacgtgatccataggtttcagagttttatttctaaaatttatttgagattcgtctgcgcggtaataatgttattgtgtttcaaattcagtgtcattgataaaatcaagcaacgccatttcgatgaaatatatagtaaaatgcacatcttactcgagaaacgcattacaaattttaaccatactccaaacttttaaacgattcagacgaaattaattaTACTCAATAGAATAACAGAGTAGATAATTATGAAtcgattcataaaaaataatcagtatgtgttctcggccaattttttgcaaaacaactttgaagatttaaaagatttctcaaaaccttattattttcattacgacgttagcccGACGATATCATTTCATTACGTCTGAGAAcccaaaaattgaaatgcatttattgacaagactagctgattaacacattttagaacttGTAAATACTAattagacattattgtgaatgttatcaaatgcacaaatgcaattaatgtagggctgtaaagatacagaaaattgctattatttttatgaaattctgAGTCAATCGatgccaaaacaaaaatgccaggcaactactgacataATAAGTTTGTAATCGTATAAgccaaaagaatttttaaaaaattgataggTAGTTAAAATTACGGAagtcaaaattgtaaaaaaaaaaaaaaaaaaaacgattttaaTGCATACAGTTCAATTAATTTACttgtctattttaaaacatgaatttaaaTGGAATATTTATAACGCACACACTTACttatagaataaaatgtgacaatgtatgtgacatctttaaattttcagcacttgacattataaatgtttgtataaacagtaATAAACTGCATGCATTTaagctttttgaaatatttccttttaagCTTCTAAATttctcatttgtcattttaaaaaagcatgcatgagtttactatgacggtcaactctttacgtcgattcctattgtgacgtcagcaaacccgcgagctacgttaatACCGGTATGTGACATCacatttaatgtacatgtaaaatgtatttgaATTCTATATCCTGTGTGGTGTGGCTGCATTAACAATAACAACTTAATTGCATCAACGGTCTTGATTGCATCAAGggtcaatatcaaaatatgCTCTACTCTTTTTGATTAATGAgctaaaaaatattcttttcttaTGCGAACACAGCCAGATGGGAGAGGATCATGCATGTCAATTGGCCATGTTAACAAACTCAGTGATTATTATGTTTGAGACCGTCACTGCTAAACAAAAGTCTAAATGTTCAACATTCTTTACATATATCTTGTAGTAATATTTGTgtatcattgaaaaatattgtaggTTCCAAACACCTTAGTTTCAATTATTTAGTCTCAGAACATTAACTTTCTGGCCCAAATATATAAGTCTAATGGACAGATTATGGTGAATCAACTATTCCAATATcaactacatgtactgtaatTCATGACTTTATATGTTTCACAGACTTTGAAATTGTTCATAAGACTAATGAGCAAAAACGAGCAACAGTGAGAGtgttattgattattttttcatgtataaatacactatttaatttcataagtgTGTTCAAGGAGGATAACTCTTACAGCTTCAGTAAATTGAGTTTAATGATGGAAATTAAAGTACTTTTCAATGCATATCTAACTTAATAGAAAAATCTCTGCATGAAATGTAACACTACTAGAAAGTGACCAATATAGAggatggtatttttttttaaacttaaaaaaggGTCAGAGAGATGTATTTTGAGACTAGCTACTCCTATAATGGGAGGTAATTTGCAACATGTTGTTGATAGAGAATTTAACAGGTTACACAAAATGTTTGATTGTTTTACAGAGAGGACAGAGTCATGACATCATGTACCCTGCCTGGACATTCTGGGAGGGGGGACCAGCTGTGTGGCCTATCTACCCCACAGGTCTGGGGCGCTGGGACGAACAAAGAGAAATCATACCCAGGTATCAGTGTCATTATTGTTGCCATTCACAATCATCATTGCCACATAATTATAGccaataaaaaatcttaaatttcttaggcaaaaatttcaaaatacatgtaaaaatgtaacACAGGCaggtattttattttgaattcttcTGAAAGATTTGCAAAGGATAGCTCACTCACTGCTAGCttagttttcatattttaatcaggtat
This genomic window from Crassostrea angulata isolate pt1a10 chromosome 8, ASM2561291v2, whole genome shotgun sequence contains:
- the LOC128158885 gene encoding protein O-glucosyltransferase 1-like, which codes for MRFANVLVLSFILALANSAGNECDKADKECISEHEKSKYSKEKNQGKWKKYLKKIEKAVKEYKDCTQDECSCHRSVIEEDLAPWKNGITEEVFNTAKSNNYGSHYQIVNHKLYREEGCMFPARCSGNEHFILEVIKKLPDMEFVINTRDWPQISSRQQPIPVFSFSKVRGQSHDIMYPAWTFWEGGPAVWPIYPTGLGRWDEQREIIPRAAKSWPWEKKKNKGFFRGSRTSSERDPLILLSRSNPELVDAEYTKNQAWKSEADTLHRPPAKEIRLEDHCDYKYLFNFRGVAASFRFKHLFLCDSVVFHVGSAWLEFFYPAMKPWVHYIPVKEDLSDFRDLLEFAKENDDVVHEIAKRGRQFIWDHLRMEDVTCYWETLLKKYAKLLKFKTKKNKTYKQIK